One region of Flavobacterium pisciphilum genomic DNA includes:
- the secG gene encoding preprotein translocase subunit SecG: MSTFSIFLVLITIVCFLLIVVIMVQNPKGGGLSSTISGSQMLGGVQKTTDFLDKSTWTLATILIALILLSSLSFTGSLSDVESKLIEKSATTAPSTTPAAPVQETPAATNPAK; this comes from the coding sequence ATGAGCACATTTTCAATTTTTTTAGTTTTAATCACAATAGTTTGTTTTCTATTGATCGTAGTAATCATGGTTCAAAACCCTAAAGGTGGAGGATTATCTTCAACAATTAGTGGATCTCAAATGTTAGGTGGAGTACAAAAAACAACTGACTTTTTAGACAAAAGTACTTGGACGTTAGCTACAATCTTAATTGCATTAATCTTACTTTCTAGCTTAAGTTTTACAGGGTCATTAAGTGATGTAGAATCTAAACTTATCGAGAAATCTGCTACTACTGCTCCAAGCACAACGCCAGCAGCTCCAGTTCAAGAAACACCTGCTGCGACTAACCCAGCAAAATAA
- a CDS encoding tetratricopeptide repeat protein: protein MNVNDYTYLINRPDAITEKQTDELGSVLNEFPYFQSARALRLKGLYSQNSFKYNYALKVTAAHTTDRAILFDFITSETFSTIQKEYYDKKALALLDIDVIDSEYLLPEVVIEEEIIEKVETKAVDPIEQSILTSIKEASIPNIEVKAEATEEAIEIAEENLEIGKPLDFSVKEKHSFQEWLQLSRTEPIERKEEKKEEKSEKEEEKQEAPTIEIDNSLIEINEEKKKKAELIDKFIETSPKISPVKSSTTIAANIQIDINKDDNSYLMTETLARVYLEQKKYTKAIQAYEILILKYPEKISFFADRISDIKTLQQNNNNN, encoded by the coding sequence ATGAATGTTAACGATTATACTTACCTAATAAATAGACCCGATGCTATTACCGAAAAGCAAACGGATGAATTAGGTAGTGTATTGAATGAGTTCCCATATTTTCAAAGTGCGAGAGCATTGCGATTAAAAGGGCTTTATAGTCAAAACAGTTTTAAGTATAATTATGCCTTAAAGGTTACTGCTGCCCATACAACAGATAGAGCAATTTTATTTGATTTTATAACATCAGAAACTTTCTCAACCATTCAAAAAGAATATTACGACAAGAAAGCTTTAGCTCTTTTGGACATAGATGTTATTGATAGTGAATATCTTTTACCAGAAGTTGTAATAGAAGAAGAAATAATCGAAAAAGTAGAAACTAAAGCTGTAGATCCTATTGAACAATCTATTCTTACTTCTATAAAAGAAGCTTCAATACCAAACATTGAAGTAAAAGCAGAAGCTACAGAAGAGGCTATAGAAATTGCAGAAGAAAATTTAGAAATTGGTAAACCCCTAGATTTTTCTGTAAAAGAGAAACATTCTTTCCAAGAGTGGCTTCAACTTTCAAGAACAGAGCCTATTGAGCGAAAAGAGGAAAAGAAGGAAGAAAAGAGCGAAAAGGAAGAGGAGAAACAAGAAGCTCCAACTATTGAAATAGACAATTCTTTAATCGAAATCAACGAAGAGAAAAAGAAAAAAGCGGAGTTAATTGACAAGTTCATTGAGACTAGCCCAAAAATATCTCCTGTTAAATCGAGCACAACAATTGCAGCTAACATTCAGATAGACATTAATAAAGATGACAATTCTTACTTAATGACTGAGACTTTAGCTAGAGTATATTTGGAACAAAAAAAATACACAAAAGCAATACAAGCATATGAAATATTAATTTTGAAATATCCAGAAAAAATTAGTTTCTTTGCAGACCGTATATCGGATATTAAGACATTACAACAAAATAACAATAATAATTAA
- a CDS encoding LptE family protein — MRNIQYLIIIAIVFTFSSCSVYNFTGTGKIDAKTFQVNYFQNNADLIEPGLDRTFTLQLQDLIQNQTNLNLVSSGGDLIYEGEITDYRISPMTATADQQASQNRLKIRVNVRFTNKKKETDDFEKSFEFYYDYPAQDQLVGGVKDTAIKEILDRISQDIFNASLAKW, encoded by the coding sequence ATGAGAAATATACAGTACCTAATCATAATCGCAATTGTTTTTACCTTTAGTAGTTGTTCTGTTTACAACTTTACAGGAACTGGTAAAATTGATGCAAAAACATTTCAAGTAAACTACTTCCAAAACAATGCTGATTTAATTGAACCAGGATTGGATCGTACTTTTACTTTGCAATTACAGGATTTAATTCAAAATCAAACTAACTTAAACTTAGTGAGTTCAGGTGGAGATTTAATATATGAAGGAGAAATTACAGATTATAGAATTAGTCCAATGACTGCAACTGCAGATCAGCAGGCATCACAAAACAGATTAAAAATTCGTGTAAACGTACGATTCACTAATAAAAAGAAAGAAACAGATGATTTTGAAAAATCATTTGAATTTTATTATGACTATCCAGCGCAAGATCAACTTGTAGGAGGCGTAAAAGACACAGCTATTAAAGAAATTCTTGACCGTATTTCTCAAGACATATTTAATGCATCATTGGCAAAATGGTAA
- a CDS encoding sigma-54 interaction domain-containing protein yields the protein METVQAIKQRFEIIGNDPKLNRAIEKAIQVAPTDISVMVTGESGVGKESIPKIIHSLSHRKHGKYIAVNCGAIPEGTIDSELFGHEKGAFTGATSTREGYFEVADGGTIFLDEVGELPLTTQVRLLRVLENGEFIKVGSSQVQKTNVRIVAATNVNLFNAIEKGKFREDLYYRLSTVEITLPPLRERKDDIHLLFRKFVSDFAHKYKMPPLKLDDDAVQLLQKFRWNGNIRQLRNVAEQISVLETNRDITLATLQSYLPTEGPNLPSVINDKKSDSDFNTEREILYKVLFDMKSDLHDLKKLTLELMQNGSANVQEANKNLIKKIYGSPENDSEIDFEEEPRTAVMTTPNREEQYQSNDDNYLFAETIEEEEVLRLEQKEIEMIKKSLEKNKGKRKAAADELGISERTLYRKIKQFDL from the coding sequence ATGGAGACAGTTCAAGCAATAAAACAACGTTTTGAAATTATTGGAAATGATCCTAAGCTTAATCGCGCCATCGAAAAAGCAATTCAGGTAGCACCAACCGATATTTCGGTAATGGTAACTGGAGAAAGTGGTGTTGGTAAAGAAAGTATTCCAAAAATCATACATTCCCTTTCCCATAGAAAACATGGAAAATACATCGCTGTAAACTGTGGTGCTATTCCAGAAGGAACTATTGACAGTGAGCTTTTTGGTCACGAAAAAGGAGCCTTTACTGGTGCTACAAGTACACGTGAAGGTTATTTTGAAGTTGCTGATGGAGGAACCATATTTCTAGATGAAGTTGGAGAATTACCTTTAACAACACAAGTAAGGTTACTTCGTGTACTTGAAAATGGTGAGTTTATTAAAGTAGGTTCTTCTCAAGTACAAAAAACCAATGTAAGAATCGTAGCTGCAACAAACGTTAATTTATTCAATGCTATCGAAAAAGGTAAATTCCGTGAGGATTTATACTATCGTTTGAGTACTGTCGAAATTACCCTACCTCCATTGCGTGAGCGTAAAGATGATATTCATTTACTATTTAGAAAATTTGTATCCGATTTTGCTCATAAATACAAAATGCCTCCATTAAAACTAGATGATGATGCTGTTCAATTATTACAAAAGTTCAGATGGAATGGTAACATCCGTCAATTGCGAAATGTAGCCGAACAAATTTCAGTTCTAGAAACTAATCGCGATATTACACTTGCAACATTACAATCTTATTTACCAACCGAAGGTCCTAATTTGCCTTCAGTAATCAATGATAAGAAAAGTGATAGCGATTTTAATACCGAAAGAGAGATTTTATACAAAGTCCTTTTCGATATGAAAAGTGATTTGCATGATTTAAAGAAACTTACTCTTGAATTAATGCAAAATGGTAGTGCAAATGTGCAAGAAGCCAATAAAAATTTGATTAAAAAAATATATGGTTCACCAGAAAATGATAGTGAAATTGATTTTGAAGAAGAACCAAGAACAGCTGTTATGACAACTCCTAATCGTGAGGAACAGTATCAATCAAACGATGATAATTATTTATTTGCAGAAACAATCGAAGAAGAAGAAGTTTTACGATTGGAGCAAAAAGAAATCGAAATGATAAAAAAATCATTAGAAAAAAATAAAGGGAAACGAAAAGCTGCTGCAGACGAACTAGGAATATCGGAACGAACTTTATATCGGAAAATAAAACAATTTGATTTATAA
- the miaB gene encoding tRNA (N6-isopentenyl adenosine(37)-C2)-methylthiotransferase MiaB, whose amino-acid sequence MEKIIEESKQGESLVLENKPENTKKLFIESYGCAMNFSDSEIVASILSDGGYNTTSVLEEADLVLVNTCSIRDKAEQTIRKRLEKYNAVKRINPKMKVGVLGCMAERLKSQFLEEEKIVDLVVGPDAYKDLPNLLSEVEEGRDAINVILSKDETYGDISPVRLMSNGITALVSITRGCDNMCTFCVVPFTRGRERSREPQSIMNEIQDLWNKGFKEITLLGQNVDSYLWYGGGLKKDFVSASDMQKATAVNFDQLLEMVAVTYPKMRIRFSTSNPQDMHESVLHIIAKYPNICKHIHLPVQSGSNRILKEMNRLHTREEYMTLIDKIKTIIPNSSISQDMIAGFPTETEQDHQDTMSLMEYVKYNFGYMYSYSERPGTLAGRKMEDDVTEETKARRLQEIVDLQQKHAWFRSEEFIGQTVEVLVEKVSKKSKEEFSGRNSQSITVVFPKEDYKIGDFVNVKITSCTSGTLKGEAVGYSEMN is encoded by the coding sequence ATGGAAAAGATTATTGAAGAAAGTAAACAAGGTGAAAGTCTTGTTTTAGAAAATAAACCTGAGAATACTAAAAAACTCTTTATAGAAAGTTATGGTTGCGCGATGAATTTTTCGGATAGCGAAATTGTAGCTTCAATTTTATCTGATGGTGGTTACAATACAACTTCGGTTCTTGAAGAAGCCGATTTGGTTTTAGTAAATACCTGTTCTATTCGTGACAAAGCCGAACAAACTATTCGTAAACGTTTAGAAAAATACAACGCTGTAAAACGTATTAATCCAAAAATGAAAGTTGGTGTTTTAGGATGTATGGCTGAGCGTTTGAAAAGTCAGTTTCTAGAAGAAGAAAAAATAGTAGATCTAGTTGTTGGCCCTGATGCTTACAAAGATTTACCAAATTTATTAAGTGAAGTCGAAGAAGGACGTGATGCCATAAACGTAATCTTATCAAAAGATGAGACTTATGGAGATATTTCACCTGTTCGATTGATGAGCAACGGAATCACTGCTTTAGTTTCGATTACACGTGGTTGTGATAATATGTGTACGTTTTGTGTGGTACCTTTTACCCGCGGACGTGAACGCAGTCGTGAACCACAAAGCATCATGAACGAAATTCAAGATTTATGGAACAAAGGCTTTAAAGAAATTACGCTATTAGGTCAGAACGTAGATAGTTATTTATGGTATGGTGGTGGATTGAAAAAAGATTTTGTTAGCGCATCAGATATGCAAAAAGCAACTGCTGTAAACTTCGACCAATTATTGGAAATGGTAGCGGTAACATATCCTAAAATGCGTATTCGATTTTCAACATCGAATCCACAAGATATGCACGAAAGTGTTTTGCATATTATTGCAAAATACCCTAACATTTGCAAACACATTCACTTACCAGTACAATCTGGAAGTAATCGAATCTTAAAAGAGATGAACCGTTTGCATACTCGTGAGGAATACATGACTTTGATAGATAAAATCAAAACAATAATTCCAAACAGTTCTATCTCACAAGATATGATAGCTGGTTTCCCTACAGAAACAGAGCAAGATCACCAAGACACTATGAGTTTAATGGAATATGTAAAATATAACTTCGGTTATATGTATTCCTATTCAGAGCGCCCAGGAACTTTGGCTGGAAGAAAAATGGAAGATGATGTTACTGAAGAAACCAAAGCTAGAAGACTGCAAGAGATAGTCGATTTACAACAAAAGCATGCATGGTTTCGTTCAGAAGAATTTATAGGACAAACCGTAGAAGTTTTAGTCGAAAAAGTTTCTAAAAAATCTAAAGAAGAATTCTCTGGAAGAAACTCACAAAGTATTACTGTAGTTTTTCCAAAAGAAGATTATAAAATTGGTGACTTTGTAAATGTAAAAATTACAAGTTGCACATCAGGAACTTTAAAAGGTGAAGCCGTCGGATATTCTGAGATGAATTAA
- a CDS encoding MIP/aquaporin family protein — MSPFIAEIIGTMLVILLGNGVVANVVLKGTKGNNSGWIVITTGWAFAVFVGVTVAGPISGAHLNPAVTIGLAIIGKFAWGQVASYIIAQLLGAMLGAFLVWLFHKDHFSITEDEGSKLACFSTIPAIRNNLSNLISEIIGAFVLIFVIFYIVGPELSIGTATDAKIGLGSIGALPVAILVWAIGLSLGGTTGYAINPARDLGPRITHSLLFKGSSNWDYAWIPIIGPIIGSGLAALLYITLL, encoded by the coding sequence ATGTCACCATTTATAGCAGAAATTATCGGCACAATGCTCGTTATCTTATTAGGTAACGGAGTCGTAGCAAACGTGGTTCTTAAAGGAACAAAAGGAAACAATTCTGGATGGATAGTAATTACTACTGGATGGGCATTTGCCGTCTTTGTAGGTGTAACCGTTGCAGGACCAATTAGTGGCGCCCATCTAAATCCTGCTGTAACAATCGGGTTAGCCATTATAGGAAAATTTGCTTGGGGGCAAGTTGCCTCGTACATCATTGCCCAATTACTTGGAGCCATGCTAGGCGCATTCTTAGTTTGGTTATTCCATAAAGATCATTTTTCTATAACCGAAGATGAAGGCTCAAAACTAGCCTGCTTCAGTACAATACCAGCAATCAGAAACAACCTTTCAAATTTGATTAGTGAGATAATCGGAGCTTTCGTTCTTATTTTTGTAATCTTCTACATTGTAGGTCCAGAACTTAGCATCGGTACAGCTACTGACGCTAAAATAGGATTAGGCTCCATTGGTGCTTTACCAGTTGCCATTTTAGTATGGGCAATTGGACTTTCTTTAGGCGGTACCACAGGCTATGCTATTAACCCAGCAAGAGACTTAGGTCCTCGTATAACCCACTCGCTCCTATTTAAAGGAAGTAGTAATTGGGATTATGCATGGATTCCCATTATAGGCCCCATCATAGGATCAGGTTTAGCAGCCCTCTTATATATAACGCTACTTTAA
- the glpK gene encoding glycerol kinase GlpK, with protein MENKFILTLDQGTTSSRAIIFNHDGKIASISQKPYEQIFPKPGWVEHDPNEIWYSQISVAAEVIAKMGISGKEIAAIGITNQRETTIVWDRETSEPLYNAIVWQDRRTAKYCDELKAQGLTDMIQEKTGLKLDAYFSGTKLKWILDNVEGAREKAEQGKLCFGTVDTWLIWKLTRGKMFMTDVSNASRTLLMNIHTLEWDNELLELFNIPKAMLPEIKQSSEIYGETCTTLFSTKIPIAGVAGDQQAALFGQLCTEPGMVKNTYGTGCFMLMNTGDKPVYSKNNLLTTVAWKINGKTTYALEGSVFVGGAAVQWLRDGAKMINSSDEIESLAASVPDNGGVYFVPALTGLGAPHWDQYARGAIFGITRGTTNAHIARATLEGIAYQVFDLAKSMEADFGNEGKELRVDGGAVVNNLMLQFQSDLFGFKVIRPKTLETTALGAAYLAGLAVGYWKSIDELQKQWSIDREFSPEMPKAEVDKLVHNWNKAVGRTTNWIED; from the coding sequence ATGGAAAACAAATTTATCCTAACACTAGATCAAGGTACCACCTCCTCTAGAGCCATCATATTTAACCATGATGGCAAAATCGCAAGCATTTCTCAAAAACCTTACGAGCAAATTTTTCCAAAACCAGGATGGGTAGAACACGATCCTAATGAAATTTGGTATTCACAAATTAGCGTTGCAGCCGAAGTTATTGCAAAAATGGGGATTTCAGGAAAAGAAATAGCTGCAATCGGAATTACCAACCAACGTGAAACAACAATCGTTTGGGATAGAGAAACCAGCGAACCACTATACAACGCTATTGTTTGGCAAGACCGCCGAACAGCAAAATATTGTGACGAATTAAAAGCACAAGGTCTTACTGACATGATCCAAGAAAAAACTGGATTAAAACTAGATGCTTATTTTTCTGGAACTAAGCTAAAATGGATCTTGGACAATGTTGAAGGAGCACGCGAAAAAGCAGAGCAAGGGAAATTATGTTTTGGAACTGTAGACACATGGCTAATCTGGAAATTAACCAGAGGTAAAATGTTCATGACTGACGTTTCTAATGCAAGTAGAACCCTGCTAATGAACATCCATACATTAGAATGGGATAATGAATTGTTGGAATTATTTAATATTCCAAAAGCAATGCTTCCTGAAATAAAACAAAGCAGTGAAATATATGGAGAAACTTGCACAACGCTATTTTCTACTAAAATTCCAATTGCTGGCGTGGCAGGAGACCAACAAGCAGCTCTTTTTGGGCAACTTTGTACAGAACCTGGAATGGTAAAAAATACTTATGGTACAGGTTGCTTTATGCTAATGAATACTGGCGATAAACCTGTTTATTCTAAAAACAATTTACTAACAACAGTTGCTTGGAAAATAAATGGTAAAACTACCTATGCTTTAGAAGGTAGTGTTTTTGTAGGTGGAGCAGCAGTACAATGGTTACGAGATGGTGCAAAAATGATTAATTCATCTGATGAAATCGAAAGTTTAGCAGCAAGTGTACCCGACAATGGAGGTGTATATTTTGTTCCAGCTTTAACAGGATTAGGCGCACCACATTGGGATCAATACGCCAGAGGAGCAATTTTCGGTATTACTAGAGGAACAACAAATGCACATATAGCACGCGCAACTTTAGAAGGAATTGCTTATCAAGTATTTGATCTAGCAAAATCAATGGAAGCTGACTTCGGAAATGAAGGAAAGGAATTAAGAGTAGATGGCGGAGCAGTTGTCAATAACTTAATGCTACAATTTCAATCTGATTTATTTGGTTTTAAAGTAATTAGACCTAAAACTTTAGAAACAACAGCATTAGGAGCTGCATACTTAGCTGGATTGGCTGTAGGATACTGGAAAAGCATAGACGAACTACAGAAACAATGGTCTATTGACCGCGAATTCTCTCCAGAAATGCCAAAAGCAGAAGTGGACAAATTGGTACACAACTGGAACAAAGCTGTAGGTCGTACTACAAACTGGATTGAAGACTAG